A window of the Cryptococcus depauperatus CBS 7841 chromosome 5, complete sequence genome harbors these coding sequences:
- a CDS encoding serine/threonine-protein phosphatase 2B catalytic subunit A1 gives MAAHSTQTQNAINAVTNRSNLIIPEIDFTQHQLENGEIVSTTERVVKDVQAPAMYTPSDDQFWSKTDKAKPDIAFLKNHFYREGRLTEEQALYILDKGGELLRSEPNLLEVDAPITVCGDIHGQYYDLMKLFEVGGNPADTRYLFLGDYVDRGYFSIECVLYLWSLKMWYPDTLFLLRGNHECRHLTDYFTFKLECKHKYSETVYNACMESFCNLPLAAIMNKQFLCIHGGLSPELHTLEDLRSINRFREPPTSGLMCDILWADPLEDFGSEKTNENFVHNHVRGCSYFFTYNAACQFLERNNLLSIIRAHEAQDAGYRMYRKTKTTGFPSVMTIFSAPNYLDVYSNKAAVLKYESNVMNIRQFNCTPHPYWLPNFMDVFTWSLPFVGEKITDMLIAILNCCTKEELEEEDEDFSLPSETSESAESAAERRQIIKNKILAVGRMSRVFALLREESERVSELKSISGSNALPAGMLASGSEGIKEAIQGFEDARKSDIENERLPPDIIDPDEDKPASPSVSPLMPTTPDELPRDVILDPPTVTPGTPTGLGKVSGSSIGSPGSPGSPTGPAMQQWRPGHGRRTSLGTTKTSPSTRRRSLENTMHLIRDVVGGKDAQGDGQLERLAEVISSPTRGKGE, from the exons ATGGCAGCCCATTCGACGCAAACACAGAATGCCATCAATGCCGTTACAAACCGCTCTAATCTAATTATACCAGAGATTGACTTTACACAGCACCAGCTGGAGAATGGCGAAATAGTCAGCACCACGGAGAGGGTTGTCAAGGAT GTCCAAGCTCCAGCAATGTACACCCCGTCAGACGATCAATTTTGGTCCAAAACGGACAAAGCTAAACCCGATATCGCATTTCTCAAGAACCATTTTTATAGAGAAGGTCGTCTGACTGAAGAACAAGCGTTGTATATTCTTGACAA GGGCGGCGAGCTCTTACGATCAGAACCTAACTTGTTAGAAGTTGATGCGCCCATCACTG TCTGCGGTGATATACACGGTCAATAT TATGATCTGATGAAGCTCTTCGAAGTAGGGGGCAACCCTGCAGATACACGTTACCTTTTCTTGGGAGATTATGTTGATCGAGGATATTTCTCAATCGAG TGTGTTCTATACCTGTGGTCATTGAAAATGTGGTACCCGGACACTCTTTTCCTGCTTCGTGGCAATCATGAATGCCGACATCTTACCGATTACTTCACCTTCAAGCTCGAGTGCAAGCACAAATATTCTGAGACAGTTTACAATGCCTGTATGGAAAGCTTTTGCAATTTGCCTTTAGCCGCAATCATGAACAAACAATTCTTGTGCATTCACGGCGGACTTTCCCCCGAGTTGCATACTCTTGAAGATCTACGATCG ATCAACCGTTTCCGAGAACCTCCCACTTCTGGACTTATGTGCGACATTCTTTGGGCAGATCCACTAGAAGATTTTGGCTCCGAGAAAACCAACGAAAACTTTGTGCACAATCACGTCCGAGGATGCTCCTATTTTTTTACCTATAATGCTGCTTGTCAatttttggaaagaaacaatCTATTATCCATAATTCGAGCGCATGAAGCACAGGATGCGGG TTATCGAATGTACAGAAAAACGAAAACAACAGGCTTCCCAAGTGTAATGACCATCTTCTCGGCTCCAAACTATCTCGACGTCTATTCAAACAAAGCTGCTGTATTGAAATATGAATCCAATGTTATGAA TATTCGACAATTCAATTGCACACCTCATCCGTATTGGCTTCCCAACTTTATGGATGTCTTTACATGGTCTCTTCCGTTTGTTGGCGAAAAAATCACTGATATGCTTATCGCTATTCTTAACTGTTGCACCAAGgaagaacttgaagaagaagacgaagacTTTTCCTTGCCTTCTGAGACGTCTGAAAGCGCTGAATCAGCTGCTGAGCGTCgacaaatcatcaaaaacaagattCTTGCTGTGGGTCGAATGTCTAGAGTGTTTGCGCTTTTGCGTGAAGAATCAGAGAGAGTATCAGAACTTAAGAGTATCTCGGGGTCAAATGCCTTGCCCGCTGGAATGCTGGCTAGTGGTTCCGAAGGCATTAAGGAAGCTattcaaggatttgaagatgcaAGAAAGAGTGATATTGAAAACGAAAGGTTACCTCCAGACATCATTGAT CCCGATGAGGACAAACCTGCTTCTCCGTCTGTTTCCCCTCTAATGCCCACCACGCCAGACGAACTTCCTCGTGATGTTATTCTCGACCCGCCTACCGTTACCCCTGGCACTCCTACAGGTTTAGGAAAAGTGTCCGGCTCTTCAATCGGTTCTCCTGGTTCTCCTGGTTCTCCCACGGGGCCTGCCATGCAACAATGGCGTCCTGGACACGGCAGACGCACTTCTTTGGGTACCACTAAGACGTCACCTAGTacgaggagaagaagcttgGAGAATACGATGCACTTGATCAGGGATGTTGTTGGAGGCAAAGATGCGCAAGGGGACGGACAATTGGAAAGACTTGCGGAGGTCATTTCTAGTCCAACAAGGGGGAAGGGCGAGTGA